A stretch of Peteryoungia algae DNA encodes these proteins:
- a CDS encoding TRAP transporter small permease, with protein MFATFILQVLVRYTARMPWVAENIPFLEPANFGWTLEFCLAVWVWLIFWGNSFVVRVEDHVTFDVLFVSVSPRVQRIFTVITGLAVAVALLISIAPTWDRLYILRLKKTATLGDLFGDWIRMRDVYMIYIVFLVAVAVRYFWQVWRALRESLNDPANPGQAGGQA; from the coding sequence GGCGCGCATGCCCTGGGTGGCCGAAAACATCCCGTTCCTGGAGCCGGCCAATTTCGGATGGACGCTCGAGTTCTGCCTTGCCGTATGGGTCTGGCTGATTTTCTGGGGGAACAGTTTTGTCGTTCGAGTGGAGGACCACGTCACGTTCGATGTACTCTTCGTGTCCGTATCCCCCAGGGTCCAGCGCATCTTCACAGTCATCACCGGGCTTGCTGTCGCGGTCGCGCTTCTGATCTCCATCGCTCCGACCTGGGATCGGCTCTACATTCTTCGGCTGAAGAAGACCGCTACCCTGGGAGATCTGTTCGGCGACTGGATCCGGATGCGGGACGTCTACATGATCTACATTGTCTTTCTCGTCGCCGTTGCAGTTCGCTACTTCTGGCAGGTCTGGAGGGCGCTCCGTGAAAGCCTCAACGATCCTGCCAATCCGGGTCAGGCGGGAGGCCAGGCATGA